The Urocitellus parryii isolate mUroPar1 chromosome 6, mUroPar1.hap1, whole genome shotgun sequence genome includes a window with the following:
- the Riox1 gene encoding ribosomal oxygenase 1 produces MDGLRASAGLLRRGRLRRRRQPQPHSGSVLALSLRPRKIRRQLRRNIASRMAALRAQALPSEDSEDSRVESTADDLGDSLPGGAAAAASPETARREPYGHLGPAELLEASPATRSLQTPPAHLVEAQTPPARLGPASAPPARLVEVTAAPTRAVDTSARLCASQPLGAAAPPWTPATLLGSQLENAGRELPWDSPLQRVLAELSRIPSSRRRAARLFEWLIAPMPPEHFYRRLWEREAVLVRRQDHTYYQGLFSTADLDSMLRNEEVQFGQHLDAARYINGRRETLNPPGRALPAAAWSLYQAGCSLRLLCPQAFSATVWQFLAVLQEQFGSMAGSNVYLTPPNSQGFAPHYDDIEAFVLQLEGRKLWRVYRPRVPNEELALTSSPNFSQEDLGEPVLQTVLEPGDLLYFPRGFIHQAECQDGVHSLHLTVSTYQRNTWGDFLEAILPLAVQAAMEENVEFRRGLPRDFMDYMGAQHSDSKDPRRTAFMEKVRVLVARLGHFAPVDAVADQRAKDFIHDSLPPVLTDRERALSVYGLPIRWEAGEPVNVGAQLTTETEVHMLQDGIARLVGEGGHLFLYYTVENSRVYHLEEPKCLEIYPQQADAMELLLRSYPEFVRVGDLPCDSVEDQLSLATMLYDKGLLLTKMPLALN; encoded by the coding sequence ATGGACGGGCTCCGGGCTAGCGCTGGGTTGTTGAGGCGCGGGAGGTTGAGGCGCCGGCGCCAGCCCCAGCCACACAGCGGGTCGGTCTTGGCCCTGTCCTTGAGGCCCAGGAAGATCCGAAGGCAGCTGAGGAGAAATATTGCGTCCCGCATGGCCGCTCTGAGGGCTCAGGCGCTGCCGAGTGAAGACTCGGAGGACTCCAGGGTGGAATCGACGGCGGACGATCTGGGGGACTCTCTGCCTGGTGGAGCAGCGGCGGCGGCCAGTCCAGAGACGGCCCGGAGAGAGCCATACGGCCACCTCGGGCCTGCAGAGCTGTTGGAGGCCTCGCCCGCCACGCGTTCCCTGCAGACCCCGCCGGCGCACTTGGTGGAGGCGCAGACCCCGCCCGCGCGCCTGGGGCCGGCTTCGGCGCCACCCGCGCGCCTGGTAGAGGTAACTGCTGCACCCACCCGAGCGGTGGACACCTCGGCTCGGCTATGTGCTTCCCAGCCCTTGGGAGCCGCTGCACCACCCTGGACTCCTGCGACGCTGTTGGGCTCTCAGCTGGAAAACGCGGGTCGGGAGCTGCCCTGGGACTCTCCGCTGCAGCGCGTCTTGGCTGAGCTGAGCCGCATCCCTAGCAGCAGACGGCGGGCGGCGCGCCTCTTTGAGTGGCTTATCGCGCCCATGCCGCCGGAACATTTCTACCGGCGCCTTTGGGAGCGGGAGGCGGTGCTGGTGCGGCGGCAGGACCACACCTACTACCAGGGCCTTTTCTCTACTGCCGATTTGGACTCCATGCTGCGCAATGAGGAGGTGCAGTTCGGGCAGCACTTAGACGCTGCGCGCTACATCAATGGGCGGCGAGAGACCCTGAACCCCCCGGGCCGAGCCCTGCCCGCCGCTGCCTGGTCTCTGTACCAGGCAGGCTGCTCCTTGCGCCTTCTCTGCCCTCAGGCTTTCTCAGCCACCGTGTGGCAGTTTTTGGCTGTTCTTCAGGAGCAGTTTGGAAGCATGGCAGGCTCCAACGTTTATCTCACGCCGCCGAACTCTCAGGGCTTTGCCCCCCACTATGACGACATCGAGGCTTTCGTGCTGCAACTGGAAGGTAGGAAACTCTGGCGTGTCTATCGTCCTCGGGTGCCAAATGAGGAACTGGCCCTGACATCTAGCCCCAACTTCAGCCAGGAGGACCTTGGTGAGCCTGTGCTGCAGACTGTGCTGGAGCCCGGAGATTTGCTCTATTTTCCTCGCGGCTTCATTCACCAGGCTGAATGCCAGGATGGAGTCCACTCTCTGCACCTCACCGTGTCCACGTACCAGCGGAATACCTGGGGCGACTTCCTAGAGGCCATACTCCCTCTGGCTGTGCAGGCCgcaatggaagaaaatgtagaatttCGGAGAGGTCTACCTCGAGACTTCATGGATTACATGGGGGCCCAGCATTCGGATTCTAAGGATCCAAGAAGAACCGCTTTCATGGAGAAGGTACGGGTCTTAGTTGCCCGTCTGGGACACTTTGCTCCTGTCGATGCTGTGGCTGACCAGCGAGCCAAAGATTTCATCCATGATTCACTACCCCCCGTGTTGACTGATAGGGAGAGGGCATTAAGTGTTTATGGGCTTCCAATTCGCTGGGAGGCTGGAGAACCTGTAAACGTGGGAGCCCAGTTGACAACAGAAACAGAAGTCCACATGCTTCAGGATGGGATAGCTCGCCTGGTGGGTGAAGGGGGCCATTTATTTCTCTATTACACGGTGGAAAACTCTCGTGTTTATCATCTGGAGGAACCCAAGTGCTTGGAAATATACCCCCAGCAAGCTGATGCCATGGAACTCTTGCTTCGCTCCTACCCAGAATTTGTAAGAGTAGGGGATCTGCCTTGTGACAGTGTGGAGGATCAGCTTTCCTTGGCAACCATGTTGTATGATAAGGGGCTACTGCTCACCAAGATGCCTCTAGCTCTAAACTAG